GACCGGGCCTATTCCCCGAACAGGCCCTGGAGGGCCGCGACCGTCTCGTCCATGACCATGGGCTCGTTCACCCCCTGCCTCAGGAAGAAGTTGACCGCCTCGATCCGGGCGATCGCCCGGTCGATGGAGGGGTTGGATCCCGCGGCGTAGGCCCCGATGTTGATCAGGTCCCGCGCCTCTCGGTAGGTCGCGAGCGTCTCGCGCAGGGCCCCTGCGGCCCGCACGTGCTCTAGCGGGACGATCTCGGTCATGACGCGCGAGACCGACGACAGCACGTCGATGGCCGGGTAGTGGTTCTGCGCGGCGAGATCGCGCGAGAGCACCACGTGCCCGTCCAGGATGCCTCGCACCGTGTCGGCGATGGGCTCGTTGGTGTCGTCGCCCTCGACCAGCACGGTGTAGAGGGCGGTGATGGCCCCCACCTCGGAGGTACCCGAGCGCTCCAGGAGGCGCGGCAACAGGGCGAAGACCGAGGGGGTGTAGCCCTTGGTCGCGGGCGGCTCGCCGACGGCGAGGCCCACCTCGCGCTGGGCCATGGCGAAGCGCGTCACCGAGTCCATCATCATGATCACGTTGGCGCCCTGGTCGCGGAAGTACTCGGCGATCGCGGTCGCGACGAACGCCCCCTTGAGGCGCTGCAGAGCGGGCTGGTCCGAGGTCGCGACCACCACCACCGAGCGCGCGAGGCCCTCCGGCCCCAGGTCGCGCTCCAGGAACTCCCGCACCTCGCGACCTCGCTCGCCGATCAAGGCGATCACGTTGAGGTCCGCATGGGCTGAGCGCGCGATCATGCCGAGCAGGGTCGACTTGCCGACCCCCGAGCCCGCAAAGATGCCGATGCGCTGCCCCTCGCCGCAGGTGAGCAGGCCGTCCATGGCGCGCACGCCCAAGGGCAGCGGCTTGTGGATTCGCTGGCGGGTCAGGGGGTTGGGGGGCGGGGCCTCGAGCGGGGCGCGGTGGGTGGCCAGGAGGGGGCCCTTGCGGTCGATGGGGTTGCCGAGGCCGTCGAGGACCCGCCCCAGGAGGTGGGGCCCGACCCGGACCCCCAGCGTCTGGCCGGTGGCGGCCACCGGGCTGCCCGGCTTGACCCCCTCCATGAGGCCGAGCGGCATCAGGAGGACCCGGTCGTCCCTGAAACCGACCACCTCGGCCATCAGGGGGGGGCGGTTCGAACCGAGGGAGATGCGGCACAGCTCGCCGAGGCTCGCCCGGGGCCCGAAGCTCTCGATCACCAGGCCGATCACCTGGGCGACCTTGCCCTCGACCCGGATGGGGTCGGCACCTTCCACGCGCGAGAGGGCCGCCGCCAAGAGGTCGCCCATCAGCGCCCGAAGCCCTGGGGCGAGAAGCCCCCGCCCCCGAAGGGACTCGCCTTGCCGCTCTTGGCGGGAGGCGCAGGGGGCGCCTTGCGCAGGTCCTGGAAGGTACCGGACAGGCTCGGCTCGGCCTCGGGCTCCGCGTCGAGCACCGCGCGGGCGAGCTCCTCGAACTGGGTCGCGAACGTCGCGTCGACGCGACCGGTCTTGGTCTCGACCACGCAGCCGCCGGCCCCGACCAGGGGATCGGCGACGACCTCGAATTTGGGCGCCGGCTGCGGCTTGCTCGCACCGAACGGGCTGGGCGGGGGGGGACCCAGGTGCCCCGCGTCCTGGGGGTTGAGGCGCACGCGCACGACGGCCTCGCCGGCCACCTTGGCCACGGCCGCGTCCACCAGGCCCTTGACCAGGGCCGCATCGCGCGGCTCCTTCAGGAGGACCTTCGAGGCGACGATGAGGCCCAGCCGCATCAGATCGGGCTCCAGCTCGCCGAGCCTCGCCTCGCGCTCGGCGTTGAAGGCCTCGGCGGCGGCGCGCACGGCCTCGATGCCCTGCTGCCAGGCGGCGAGGCCTTCCTGGAACCCGTCGTCGCGGCCCTGGGCCAGGCCGTCCTCGTAGGCCGCGCGGGTCACGCGCTCGATGAGGTCGTTGGCCTCGGCCTCGGCAGCTGCGAGCAGGGCCTGGGCCCGGCGCTCGGCCTCGGCCAGGAGCTCGGCGGGATCGATCGCAGGAGCCGCCTCGACGTCCTCGGCCGGGACGTTCTCGGGCTCGGGGACGCTGACGACCCACTTCCCGTCGATCCAGCGGGTCTGATCGCGCTTGATGATCTTGCCGCTCATGACGCTCGCCGCCTCAGCTCAGCAGCTCGTCGCCGCCGCCGCGCGAGACGATGATCTCGCCGCGCTCCTCGAGCGCGCGGATGATCGAGACGATCTTTTGCTGGACCTCTTCCACGTCGCGCACGCGCACCGGGCCCATGAAGTCCAGCTCGTCGCGGACGATCTTGCCCATTCGCTCGGACATGTTCTTGAAGACCTTGGCCCGGACCTCCTCGTTGGAGCCCTTGAGGGCGAGCGAGAGCTCCTTGGTGTCCACCTCGCGCAGGATGCGCTGGATCGAGCGATCGTCGAGGATGACGATGTCCTCGAAGACGAACATGAGCTTCTTGATCTCCTCGGCGAGATCCGGGTTCTGCTCTTCGAGCGACTCGAGGATGGTCTTCTCGGTGCCACGGTCGACCGAGTTGAGCATGGAGACCAGGGCCTTGATGCCGCCCGCGTTGGTGAAGTCCTGGCTCATGACCGCCGAGAACTTGCGCTCGAGCACCTTCTCGACCTCGCGCAGGACCGCGGGGGTGGTGCGGTCCATCTGCGCGATGCGGGTCGCCACGTCGGTCTGGAGGTCGCTGGGAAGACCCGAGACGACAAGCGCCGCCTGCT
This sequence is a window from Pantanalinema sp.. Protein-coding genes within it:
- the fliI gene encoding flagellar protein export ATPase FliI, whose translation is MGDLLAAALSRVEGADPIRVEGKVAQVIGLVIESFGPRASLGELCRISLGSNRPPLMAEVVGFRDDRVLLMPLGLMEGVKPGSPVAATGQTLGVRVGPHLLGRVLDGLGNPIDRKGPLLATHRAPLEAPPPNPLTRQRIHKPLPLGVRAMDGLLTCGEGQRIGIFAGSGVGKSTLLGMIARSAHADLNVIALIGERGREVREFLERDLGPEGLARSVVVVATSDQPALQRLKGAFVATAIAEYFRDQGANVIMMMDSVTRFAMAQREVGLAVGEPPATKGYTPSVFALLPRLLERSGTSEVGAITALYTVLVEGDDTNEPIADTVRGILDGHVVLSRDLAAQNHYPAIDVLSSVSRVMTEIVPLEHVRAAGALRETLATYREARDLINIGAYAAGSNPSIDRAIARIEAVNFFLRQGVNEPMVMDETVAALQGLFGE
- a CDS encoding FliH/SctL family protein; translated protein: MSGKIIKRDQTRWIDGKWVVSVPEPENVPAEDVEAAPAIDPAELLAEAERRAQALLAAAEAEANDLIERVTRAAYEDGLAQGRDDGFQEGLAAWQQGIEAVRAAAEAFNAEREARLGELEPDLMRLGLIVASKVLLKEPRDAALVKGLVDAAVAKVAGEAVVRVRLNPQDAGHLGPPPPSPFGASKPQPAPKFEVVADPLVGAGGCVVETKTGRVDATFATQFEELARAVLDAEPEAEPSLSGTFQDLRKAPPAPPAKSGKASPFGGGGFSPQGFGR
- the fliG gene encoding flagellar motor switch protein FliG, which translates into the protein MARQQHLSGKQKAAALLVALGPETSSQILKYLGNNEDIETLTLEVANLGKLPPEDTEGILEEFYHVLQANQYISTGGVGYARELLTKALGADKAEEILHRLSESLTALPFEFIRQADPMQILNFIQNEHPQTIALILAYMKPEQAALVVSGLPSDLQTDVATRIAQMDRTTPAVLREVEKVLERKFSAVMSQDFTNAGGIKALVSMLNSVDRGTEKTILESLEEQNPDLAEEIKKLMFVFEDIVILDDRSIQRILREVDTKELSLALKGSNEEVRAKVFKNMSERMGKIVRDELDFMGPVRVRDVEEVQQKIVSIIRALEERGEIIVSRGGGDELLS